A single window of Aphidius gifuensis isolate YNYX2018 linkage group LG1, ASM1490517v1, whole genome shotgun sequence DNA harbors:
- the LOC122860847 gene encoding chitin synthase chs-2-like isoform X2: MIVSWKNIDQDKFFNCLPGKINFNLYLNTTNEFIGITNEDTLTPIVIFLINAFASFVTYSCGKFSSRTLMQRFGFAFPISLVLPSTILTIFVLSNIYETNKCAYHELHLPSYVFFKETKKIYTINDFINQWEKWLWIPWLMSQAWITMHIWTPYCERLATSDRIFAVSSYDSLIIDQSLMLNRKKDDAPEDPADIEGFRPEDTCGTYSTRNSETLSSAIKPGDRVTRIYACATMWHELQDEMMQLISSILRLDLCQSAMRFTQKRYRIQIDDYYELETHIFFDDAFQCMYGCTSICNHDENETQVNSYVKTLIKCMKISVERLGMLASPPMKYPAPYGGRLEWKLPGQTKLIAHLKDKNKIRHRKRWSQVMYMYYLLGYRLMDRSIHKNRKEIIAENTYILTLDGDIDFHPSAVKVLLHLMKRDKSLGAACGRIHPVGSGPMVWFQKFEYAIGHWLQKSTEHMMGSVLCSPGCFSLFRAKALMEDNVMRKYATRSTDARHYVQYDQGEDRWLCTLILQSGYRVEYSAASDSFTHAPETFNEFYNQRRRWIPSTLLNIFDLLNTSKETRQANENISRPYIAYQWILMGSTILGPGTIFLMLVGAFVAAFEIDNWTSLYYNLIPIGIFVVICFSCKAKLQLLVAAIISAIYGLVMIVVLVGIMLQIAEDGWTAPSTILFFAVVGQLIITGILHPNEWGCLICGLMYYITVPSMYLLLIIFSLFSINNVTWGTREQKPIENNDVVINNDTKNSINSSINNKNKIIENGVVNFSFAGLFKCIFCTNNQVSNEELKLDIINQSLDKIGSRLDSIEKHFDGNESQTSQQTIIQDDKLHDIQLDDLNENKINDLTIITNINSNEYNYKKRDNKLCNFLVSPTWLQDNEISKGGIEFLSHEEEVFWKRLITKYLYPIDEDKKQLEKIAETLKELRNEYLFKFFMINALFVLIVFLMQLKKDILHINWPFGASYNISYDRAMNEVHIDKDYLQLEPIGCLFILGFVLILFVQFVAMLFHRFETFHHILANTPLKLFRWNSKSNTTELSLDEHVEDLVDGLQKIAEDNANPVSPKTRQSVGKSPGKRKTVHELIENNDKKIKIPANFDTVFRQNLREKSDNPRLTSSGISQNVLKAFERRRTTFVAHQRKSQFQRTNSEHIYQSPTDNNQREINKSYSYDNPSFIQEENEEIEPSLPR; this comes from the exons ATGATAGTTTCttggaaaaatattgatcaagataaattttttaattgtttacctggtaaaataaattttaatttatatttaaatacaacaaatgaatttattggtATTACAAATGAAGACACATTAACTccaattgtaatttttttaataaatgcatTTGCATCTTTTGTAACTTATTCAtgtg gaaaattttcaagtagaaCATTGATGCAACGATTTGGTTTTGCATTTCCAATAAGTCTTGTTTTACCATCAACAATTTTAACGatatttgtattatcaaatatttatgaaacaaataaatgtgCATATCATGAATTACATCTTCCAtcatatgtatttttcaaagagacaaaaaaaatttatactattaatgattttataaatcaatggGAAAAATGGCTTTGGATACCTTGGTTAATGTCCCAGGCTTGGATAACAATGCACATTTGGACACCTTACTGTGAAAGACTTGCAACATCTGATAGAATTTTTGCAGTATCTTCATATGACTCACTGATCATTGATCAATCATTAATgctaaatagaaaaaaagatgatGCACCAGAAGATCCAGCAGACATTGAg gGATTTCGTCCAGAAGATACTTGTGGTACCTATTCAACACGTAATTCAGAGACATTATCATCAGCTATAAAACCAGGTGATCGTGTTACAAGAATATATGCATGTGCAACAATGTGGCATGAACTTCAAGATGAAATGATGCAACTTATAAGTAGTATATTACGTCTTGATTTGTGTCAATCAGCAATGAGATTTACACAAAAACGTTATAGAATacaaattgatgattattatgaattagaaa ctcatatattttttgatgatgcaTTTCAATGTATGTATGGTTGTACGAGTATTTGTAATCATGATGAGAATGAAACACAAGTTAATTCTTAtgttaaaacattaattaaatgtatGAAAATATCTGTTGAAAGATTAGGTATGTTGGCATCACCACCAATGAAATATCCAGCACCATATGGTGGTAGATTAGAATGGAAGCTACCTGgtcaaacaaaattaatagcacatttaaaagataaaaataaaatacgtcaTCGTAAACGTTGGAGTCag gtaatgtatatgtattatcTTCTTGGTTATCGTTTAATGGATCGTTCAATTCATAAAAATCGTAAAGAAATAATTGctgaaaatacatatattttaactcTCGATGGTGATATTGATTTTCATCCATCAGCAGTTAAGGTATTGCTACATTTAATGAAACGTGATAAATCACTTGGTGCAGCATGTGGTAGAATTCATCCAGTTGGTTCAGGTCCAATGGTTTGGtttcaaaaatttgaatatgcAATTGGTCATTGGTTACAAAAATCAACTGAACACATGATGGGTAGTGTATTATGTAGTCCAGgatgtttttcattatttcgtGCAAAAGCATTGATGGAAGATAATGTCATGAGAAAATATGCAACAAGATCAACTGATGCAAGACATTATGTACAATATGATCAGGGTGAAGATCGTTGGCTTTGTACATTGATATTACAATCTGGTTATCGAGTTGAATATTCAGCAGCAAGTGATTCATTTACACATGCACCAGAaacatttaatgaattttataatcaaagaAGACGATGGATTCcatcaacattattaaatatatttgatctTTTAAATACATCTAAAGAAACAAGACAagctaatgaaaatatttcaagaccTTATATTGCATATCAATGGATTTTAATGg gtAGTACTATTCTTGGACCaggtacaatatttttaatgctaGTTGGTGCATTTGTTGCTGCatttgaaattgataattggacaagtttatattataatttaattcccATTGgaatatttgttgttatttgtttttcatgtaAAGCAAAATTACAGTTACTTGTTGCAGCAATAATATCAGCAATATATGGTCTTGTTATGATTGTTGTACTTGTTGGTATTATGTTACAAATTGCTGAAGATGGCTGGACAGCACCaagtacaatattattttttgctgtTGTTGGTCAACTTATTATAACTGGTATATTACATCCAAATGAATGGGGTTGTTTAATATGTGGATTAATGTATTACATAACTGTTCcatcaatgtatttattattaataatattttcattatttagtATTAATAATGTAACATGGGGAACAAGAGAACAAAaaccaattgaaaataatgatgtcgttataaataatgacacaaaaaattcaataaatagctcaataaataataaaaataaaattattgaaaatggtgttgttaatttttcatttgctggattatttaaatgtattttttgtacaaataatcaagtatcaaatgaagaattaaagctagatattattaatcaatctTTAGATAAAATTGGATCACGGCtagattcaattgaaaaacatTTTGATGGTAATGAAAGTCAAACAAGTCAACAAACAATAATTCAAGATGATAAATTACATGATATACAATTGGatgatttgaatgaaaataaaataaatgatttaacaataattacaaatataaattcaaatgaatataattataaaaaacgtgataataaactttgtaattttttagttaGTCCAACGTGGCTACAAgacaatgaaatatcaaaaggtggaattgaatttttatcacatGAAGAAGAAGTTTTTTGGAAAcgtttaataacaaaatatctTTATCCAAttgatgaagataaaaaacaattagaaaaaatagcTGAAACACTTAAAGAACTTcgtaatgaatatttatttaaattttttatgattaatgcATTATTTgtgttaattgtatttttaatgcaattaaaaaaagatatattacATATTAATTGGCCATTTGGTGCATCATATAATATATCATATGATCGAGCTATGAATGAAGTACATATTGATAAAGATTATTTACAATTAGAACCAATTGGTTGTCTATTTATTCTtggttttgttttaatattatttgtacaaTTTGTTGCAATGTTGTTTCACAGATTTGAAACATTTCATCATATTTTAGCTAATAcaccattaaaattatttcgttgGAAT tcAAAAAGTAATACAACTGAATTATCACTTGATGAACATGTTGAGGATCTTGTTGATGGTTTACAAAAAATTGCTGAAGATAATGCAAATCCAGTATCACCAAAAACAAGACAAAGTGTTGGAAAATCACCGGGGAAACGTAAAACAGTACatgaattaatagaaaataatgataaaaaaattaaaattccagcAAATTTTGATACAGTTTTTCGTCAAAATCTTCGTGAAAAAtctg ataATCCAAGACTGACATCATCTGGTATATCACAAAATGTATTAAAAGCATTTGAACGTCGTAGAACAACATTTGTTGCTCATCAAAGAAAATCACAATTTCAACGTACAAATTCAGAACATATTTATCAAAGTCCTACTGATAATAATCAAcgagaaattaataaatcatatagCTATGATAATCCATCATTTATACAagaagaaaatgaagaaattgaaCCATCATTACCAAGATAA
- the LOC122860849 gene encoding oligopeptidase A, whose translation MAISFCGKRLILTRNSLVKIPNRHTGYIILLPEIGEDLPDKDPLLKEDGLPEFNSFTYERSIAAIGKQTVLYEQAIKNIDDNILANKDNLNIVDVVINPLEEINVPIETTWGIAKTLFFGNQSLMPTKYYQSINKRMTQARSTKHTSLPIYNACKEYLSKNNSNLTYEHERLLKKYVLEGRLNGLDITHDKTKRYYESTAYKINTNMKEFNDKVELATKRFKITINNPSIVYDFPEDYLKIISIDKKNYKNGPWKITLEPKIVDKFMEYCPDRDLRYNVWNGNVGRCAMHSENALRNSTTLEDIRDNRHRQAKILGYKSWSHMSMETKVAGNLDNIYNVMDSLLDTARPAQENEFKELTEFSKNHGFNDTIQAWDVDYWSRQHYRKTRNIKDELIQQYFPLPHVLNGLFNLIEKLFNVKIIEGKKTDVWHSDVKFFDVYDLNKSTTIPIAHFYLDPYERTDYKLSLTHENSWMVGLKSKSKYMNTIPLASLIFNFNPPKNNEPSLLTINDVSLLFHKFGNLLQHLLTNVENSEIAGLSSIEWDAVELSGHYMKNFIYESDVLKNISCHYKTNEPLPDDTIRNLINSRSHMAGYKLCKELYFARFDLKLHELDEFWLTIMKRLYKQHFVMPRDKNESFITSWSAIFTGNWSAAYYSNLWSQMMAADAYSAFNEVPNNDDDAKKIISQRFRDTFLSLGGSVHAGEVFRRFRGRDPNSKALLNNLGLKNDNTDI comes from the exons atggCAATATCATTTTGTGGTAAAAGATTAATTCTTACTCGTAATTCACTTGTAAAAATACCAAATCGTCATACTGGCTATATTATTCT atTACCAGAAATTGGAGAAGATTTACCAGACAAAGATCCATTATTAAAAGAAGATGGTTTACcagaatttaattcatttacatATGAAAGATCAATAGCAGCAATTGGAAAACAAACAGTTTTATATGAACaagcaattaaaaatattgatgataatattttagcaaacaaagataatttaaatattgttgatgttgttataAATCCATTGGAAGAAATAAATGTACCAATTGAAACAACTTGGGGTATTGCTAAAActcttttttttggtaatcaaAGTTTAATgccaacaaaatattatcaaagtataaataaacgTATGACACAAGCAAGATCAACAAAACATACAAGTTTACCAATATACAATGCATGCAAagaatatttatctaaaaacaattcaaatttaacataTGAACATGAacgtttgttaaaaaaatatgtattagaAGGACGTTTAAATGGTCTTGATATAACacatgataaaacaaaaagatattATGAAAGTAcagcatataaaataaacacaaatatGAAAGAATTTAATGACAAAGTTGAATTAgcaacaaaaagatttaaaataacaataaataatccatCAATTGTATATGATTTTCctgaagattatttaaaaatcatatcaattgataaaaaaaattataaaaatggacCATGGAAAATAACACTTGAGccaaaaattgttgataaatttatggaATATTGTCCTGATCGTGATTTAAGATACAATGTATGGAATGGAAATGTTGGTAGATGTGCAATGCACAGTGAAAATGCACTACGTAATAGTACAACACTTGAAGATATTAGAGATAATCGTCATAGACAAGCTAAAATATTAGGCTATAAATCATGGTCACACATGAGTATGGAAACAAAAGTTGCTGgtaatttagataatatatataatgttatGGATTCATTACTTGATACTGCTAGACCAGCAcaagaaaatgaatttaaagaattaactgaattttctaaaaatcaTGGTTTTAATGATACCATACAAGCTTGGGATGTTGATTATTGGAGTAGACAACATTATCGTAAAACACGTAATATTAAAGATGAATTAATACAACAATATTTTCCATTACCACATGTATTAAatggtttatttaatttaattgaaaaattatttaatgttaaaataattgaaggtAAAAAAACTGATGTATGGCATTcagatgttaaattttttgatgtatatgatttaaataaatcaacaacaataccaATTGCacatttttatcttgatccATATGAAAGAACggattataaattatcattaacacaTGAAAATAGTTGGATGGTTggtttaaaaagtaaaagtaaatatatgaATACAATACCATTGGcatcattgatatttaattttaatccaccaaaaaataatgagcCATCATTGTTAACAATAAATGATGTATCATTATTGTTTCATaaatttggtaatttattacagcatttattaacaaatgttgaaaattcagAAATTGCTGGTTTATCGTCAATTGAATGGGATGCTGTTGAATTATCTGGacattatatgaaaaattttatatatgaaagtgatgtattaaaaaatatatcatgtcattataaaacaaatgagCCATTACCAGATGATactattagaaatttaataaattcaagatcacATATGGCTGGTTATAAATTATGTAAGGAACTTTATTTTGCACGTTTTGATTTAAAACTTCATgaacttgatgaattttggTTGACAATTATGAAACGTTTGTATAAACAACATTTTGTTATGCCAAGagataaaaatgaatcattTATAACATCATGGAGTGCAATATTTACTGGTAATTGGAGTGCTGCATATTATAGTAATCTTTGGAGTCAAATGATGGCTGCTGATGCATATAGTGCATTTAATGAAGTaccaaataatgatgatgatgctaaaaaaattatatcacaaAGATTTAGAGATACATTTTTATCACTTGGTGGTAGTGTACATGCTGGTGAAGTTTTTCGTAGATTTAGAGGTAGAGATCCAAATTCAAAAGCTTTGTTAAATAATCTTGGtcttaaaaatgataatacagatatttaa
- the LOC122860851 gene encoding syntaxin-8 has product MALINIDDNDPWIVEHDSCDRFFRDIMEKITQRDRERRMSQAFASLSANIRFQLKEYSDKVYQLRRKINDDLKMRAITFDEAERRKRQVEILENNIIKMTKLCDVKMNPSASERPSLIKSSTSAFVDGGTTGWGDDEDDDDPLLDVNVSVDDLKTQNDAAYQDQERGLDELYKVIVRQKEIAQTINTEVDNQNEIIDDLADHMERLDDRLTDGTRTIKSITRKDSTCGYWIVIILLFISIVIVGLL; this is encoded by the exons ATGGCACTTATTAATATCGATGATAATGATCCCTG gATTGTTGAGCATGATTCTTGTGATAGATTTTTTCGTGatattatggaaaaaataacacaaagagATCGTGAAAGAAGAATGTCACAAGCATTTGCAAGTTTATCAGCAAACATTAGATTTCAATTGAAAGAATATTCTGATAAAGTTTATCAATTacgtagaaaaattaatgatgatctCAAAATGAGAGCTAT aacATTTGATGAAGCTGAAAGAAGAAAACGTCAAGTtgaaatattagaaaataatattattaaaatgacaaaacttTGTGATGTTAAAATGAATCCATCAGCATCTGAACGACcaagtttaattaaatcaagtaCATCAGCATTTGTTGATGGTGGTACAACTGGCTGgggtgatgatgaagatgatgatgatcctCTTCTAGATGTCAATGTAtctgttgatgatttaaaaactCAAAATGATGCTGCATATCAAG atCAAGAAAGAGGACTTGATGAACTTTACAAAGTCATTGTTAGACAAAAAGAAATTGCCCAAACAATAAATACTGAAGTTGACAATCAAAatg aaattattgatgatcTTGCTGATCATATGGAACGTCTTGATGACAGATTAACAGATGGAACCAGaacaattaaaagtattaCTCGTAAGGATAGCACTTGCGGTTATTGGATTGTAATAATTctactttttatttcaatcgTAATAGTTGGTttgttataa
- the LOC122860847 gene encoding chitin synthase chs-2-like isoform X1 has protein sequence MVLNDRNNDRKMSYNVDEFEYPSDSDYDSEEKNDEEEEKEEIYGWDLFRHFPPKIKTGSNADTSIYDFSLQVVKFLTYIVLFILTIFCGVLSKLTILLATSQIEKTQAIPYCIYNKIENRASIEKITTIIPEESRLTWWWCIIFSFSFAEGITLLNTFYYILFKKKKFPNLWYLLLVCLFEIFHTIGMAILFLVILPELDTIQAVTVSSCTCFIPAVLGLLSRNRQQEGSRNIFIFLLIGDILALIGQLSGIIFLPILSEINDTAKLLLPWVLILSSCRWWLNYVSPKSKIGFIKFLSNIKDDLEISRGIVQGVTAILRITTFLLTSLMIVSWKNIDQDKFFNCLPGKINFNLYLNTTNEFIGITNEDTLTPIVIFLINAFASFVTYSCGKFSSRTLMQRFGFAFPISLVLPSTILTIFVLSNIYETNKCAYHELHLPSYVFFKETKKIYTINDFINQWEKWLWIPWLMSQAWITMHIWTPYCERLATSDRIFAVSSYDSLIIDQSLMLNRKKDDAPEDPADIEGFRPEDTCGTYSTRNSETLSSAIKPGDRVTRIYACATMWHELQDEMMQLISSILRLDLCQSAMRFTQKRYRIQIDDYYELETHIFFDDAFQCMYGCTSICNHDENETQVNSYVKTLIKCMKISVERLGMLASPPMKYPAPYGGRLEWKLPGQTKLIAHLKDKNKIRHRKRWSQVMYMYYLLGYRLMDRSIHKNRKEIIAENTYILTLDGDIDFHPSAVKVLLHLMKRDKSLGAACGRIHPVGSGPMVWFQKFEYAIGHWLQKSTEHMMGSVLCSPGCFSLFRAKALMEDNVMRKYATRSTDARHYVQYDQGEDRWLCTLILQSGYRVEYSAASDSFTHAPETFNEFYNQRRRWIPSTLLNIFDLLNTSKETRQANENISRPYIAYQWILMGSTILGPGTIFLMLVGAFVAAFEIDNWTSLYYNLIPIGIFVVICFSCKAKLQLLVAAIISAIYGLVMIVVLVGIMLQIAEDGWTAPSTILFFAVVGQLIITGILHPNEWGCLICGLMYYITVPSMYLLLIIFSLFSINNVTWGTREQKPIENNDVVINNDTKNSINSSINNKNKIIENGVVNFSFAGLFKCIFCTNNQVSNEELKLDIINQSLDKIGSRLDSIEKHFDGNESQTSQQTIIQDDKLHDIQLDDLNENKINDLTIITNINSNEYNYKKRDNKLCNFLVSPTWLQDNEISKGGIEFLSHEEEVFWKRLITKYLYPIDEDKKQLEKIAETLKELRNEYLFKFFMINALFVLIVFLMQLKKDILHINWPFGASYNISYDRAMNEVHIDKDYLQLEPIGCLFILGFVLILFVQFVAMLFHRFETFHHILANTPLKLFRWNSKSNTTELSLDEHVEDLVDGLQKIAEDNANPVSPKTRQSVGKSPGKRKTVHELIENNDKKIKIPANFDTVFRQNLREKSDNPRLTSSGISQNVLKAFERRRTTFVAHQRKSQFQRTNSEHIYQSPTDNNQREINKSYSYDNPSFIQEENEEIEPSLPR, from the exons ATGGTTCTAAATGATAGAAATAATGATCGTAAAATGAGCTataatgttgatgaatttGAGTATCCAAGTGACAGTGATTATGAttcagaagaaaaaaa tgatgaagaagaagagaaAGAAGAAATTTACGGTTGGGATTTATTTCGTCATTTTccaccaaaaataaaaactggcTCAAATGCTGATACAAGCATTTATGATTTTTCACTTcaagttgttaaatttttaacatacattgtattatttattttaacaattttttgtgGTGTATTATCAAAGCTGACAATTTTATTAGCAACatcacaaattgaaaaaactcaagCAATTCCATAttgtatttacaataaaattg AAAATCGAGctagtattgaaaaaataacgacAATAATACCTGAAGAAAGTCGTCTTACTTGGTGGTGGTGtattatatttagtttttcatttgCTGAAGGAATAACACtgttaaatacattttattatatattatttaaaaaaaagaaatttccaaatttatggtatttattattagtttgtttatttgaaatatttcataCTATTGGAATGGctattctttttttagttatattaCCAGAGTTAGATACAATTCAAGCTGTTACTGTCAGTAGTTGTACTTGTTTTATACCTGCAGTATtag gaTTATTATCAAGAAATCGACAACAAGAAGGAtctagaaatatatttatttttcttttgattggTGATATTCTTGCATTGATTGGTCAACTAagtggaattatttttttaccaattttaagTGAAATTAATGATACAGCTAAATTGTTGTTACCTTgggtattaattttatcatcttgtCGATGGTGGCTAAATTATGTTTCaccaaaaagtaaaattg gtttcatcaaatttttatcaaatattaaagatGATTTAGAAATTTCACGTGGAATTGTTCAAGGTGTTACTGCTATTTTACGAataacaacatttttattGACCTCATTGATGATAGTTTCttggaaaaatattgatcaagataaattttttaattgtttacctggtaaaataaattttaatttatatttaaatacaacaaatgaatttattggtATTACAAATGAAGACACATTAACTccaattgtaatttttttaataaatgcatTTGCATCTTTTGTAACTTATTCAtgtg gaaaattttcaagtagaaCATTGATGCAACGATTTGGTTTTGCATTTCCAATAAGTCTTGTTTTACCATCAACAATTTTAACGatatttgtattatcaaatatttatgaaacaaataaatgtgCATATCATGAATTACATCTTCCAtcatatgtatttttcaaagagacaaaaaaaatttatactattaatgattttataaatcaatggGAAAAATGGCTTTGGATACCTTGGTTAATGTCCCAGGCTTGGATAACAATGCACATTTGGACACCTTACTGTGAAAGACTTGCAACATCTGATAGAATTTTTGCAGTATCTTCATATGACTCACTGATCATTGATCAATCATTAATgctaaatagaaaaaaagatgatGCACCAGAAGATCCAGCAGACATTGAg gGATTTCGTCCAGAAGATACTTGTGGTACCTATTCAACACGTAATTCAGAGACATTATCATCAGCTATAAAACCAGGTGATCGTGTTACAAGAATATATGCATGTGCAACAATGTGGCATGAACTTCAAGATGAAATGATGCAACTTATAAGTAGTATATTACGTCTTGATTTGTGTCAATCAGCAATGAGATTTACACAAAAACGTTATAGAATacaaattgatgattattatgaattagaaa ctcatatattttttgatgatgcaTTTCAATGTATGTATGGTTGTACGAGTATTTGTAATCATGATGAGAATGAAACACAAGTTAATTCTTAtgttaaaacattaattaaatgtatGAAAATATCTGTTGAAAGATTAGGTATGTTGGCATCACCACCAATGAAATATCCAGCACCATATGGTGGTAGATTAGAATGGAAGCTACCTGgtcaaacaaaattaatagcacatttaaaagataaaaataaaatacgtcaTCGTAAACGTTGGAGTCag gtaatgtatatgtattatcTTCTTGGTTATCGTTTAATGGATCGTTCAATTCATAAAAATCGTAAAGAAATAATTGctgaaaatacatatattttaactcTCGATGGTGATATTGATTTTCATCCATCAGCAGTTAAGGTATTGCTACATTTAATGAAACGTGATAAATCACTTGGTGCAGCATGTGGTAGAATTCATCCAGTTGGTTCAGGTCCAATGGTTTGGtttcaaaaatttgaatatgcAATTGGTCATTGGTTACAAAAATCAACTGAACACATGATGGGTAGTGTATTATGTAGTCCAGgatgtttttcattatttcgtGCAAAAGCATTGATGGAAGATAATGTCATGAGAAAATATGCAACAAGATCAACTGATGCAAGACATTATGTACAATATGATCAGGGTGAAGATCGTTGGCTTTGTACATTGATATTACAATCTGGTTATCGAGTTGAATATTCAGCAGCAAGTGATTCATTTACACATGCACCAGAaacatttaatgaattttataatcaaagaAGACGATGGATTCcatcaacattattaaatatatttgatctTTTAAATACATCTAAAGAAACAAGACAagctaatgaaaatatttcaagaccTTATATTGCATATCAATGGATTTTAATGg gtAGTACTATTCTTGGACCaggtacaatatttttaatgctaGTTGGTGCATTTGTTGCTGCatttgaaattgataattggacaagtttatattataatttaattcccATTGgaatatttgttgttatttgtttttcatgtaAAGCAAAATTACAGTTACTTGTTGCAGCAATAATATCAGCAATATATGGTCTTGTTATGATTGTTGTACTTGTTGGTATTATGTTACAAATTGCTGAAGATGGCTGGACAGCACCaagtacaatattattttttgctgtTGTTGGTCAACTTATTATAACTGGTATATTACATCCAAATGAATGGGGTTGTTTAATATGTGGATTAATGTATTACATAACTGTTCcatcaatgtatttattattaataatattttcattatttagtATTAATAATGTAACATGGGGAACAAGAGAACAAAaaccaattgaaaataatgatgtcgttataaataatgacacaaaaaattcaataaatagctcaataaataataaaaataaaattattgaaaatggtgttgttaatttttcatttgctggattatttaaatgtattttttgtacaaataatcaagtatcaaatgaagaattaaagctagatattattaatcaatctTTAGATAAAATTGGATCACGGCtagattcaattgaaaaacatTTTGATGGTAATGAAAGTCAAACAAGTCAACAAACAATAATTCAAGATGATAAATTACATGATATACAATTGGatgatttgaatgaaaataaaataaatgatttaacaataattacaaatataaattcaaatgaatataattataaaaaacgtgataataaactttgtaattttttagttaGTCCAACGTGGCTACAAgacaatgaaatatcaaaaggtggaattgaatttttatcacatGAAGAAGAAGTTTTTTGGAAAcgtttaataacaaaatatctTTATCCAAttgatgaagataaaaaacaattagaaaaaatagcTGAAACACTTAAAGAACTTcgtaatgaatatttatttaaattttttatgattaatgcATTATTTgtgttaattgtatttttaatgcaattaaaaaaagatatattacATATTAATTGGCCATTTGGTGCATCATATAATATATCATATGATCGAGCTATGAATGAAGTACATATTGATAAAGATTATTTACAATTAGAACCAATTGGTTGTCTATTTATTCTtggttttgttttaatattatttgtacaaTTTGTTGCAATGTTGTTTCACAGATTTGAAACATTTCATCATATTTTAGCTAATAcaccattaaaattatttcgttgGAAT tcAAAAAGTAATACAACTGAATTATCACTTGATGAACATGTTGAGGATCTTGTTGATGGTTTACAAAAAATTGCTGAAGATAATGCAAATCCAGTATCACCAAAAACAAGACAAAGTGTTGGAAAATCACCGGGGAAACGTAAAACAGTACatgaattaatagaaaataatgataaaaaaattaaaattccagcAAATTTTGATACAGTTTTTCGTCAAAATCTTCGTGAAAAAtctg ataATCCAAGACTGACATCATCTGGTATATCACAAAATGTATTAAAAGCATTTGAACGTCGTAGAACAACATTTGTTGCTCATCAAAGAAAATCACAATTTCAACGTACAAATTCAGAACATATTTATCAAAGTCCTACTGATAATAATCAAcgagaaattaataaatcatatagCTATGATAATCCATCATTTATACAagaagaaaatgaagaaattgaaCCATCATTACCAAGATAA